TctgcacctggcacatagtaggtgttcaatgtttcttgaataaataagtaaattcatGTGGCCCACTTCTTTCCAagaatttcccaggtggctcagtggtaaggaatctgcctgcaatgtaggagatgcgggtttgatcccagggttgggaagatcccctggagaaggaaatggcaacccacaattcttttttttttttttttttttaactcagaattcttgcctgggaaatcctatagacagggGAGAcaggtgggctgctgtccatggcaTCGCAAGCATCACAAAAGagtgacttagagactaaataacaccttctttccatctctgtctCCTGAGCTTAAGCCTCTATCATCTTCTGTCTGGATCTTGGTAATCACTTCTTAACTGGTCAAGTCCCTACAGTCAAGTCCCTACTGGTTTCCCACCCAACAGCCAGAGAGTTCTAATAAAAATGCCAGTCTGACCATGTCACCTTTCCCACCCCATTTAATAGCCTTCAGTGTCTTCCCATGGCCCTTGGAATAAAATCCAGACTCCTGACGCAGCCTTACAAGGCCCCACATGGTCTGGCTCAGTTTGTGCCAAGTGCCAcctcctcctctcttttttttttaaattgaaacacagttgatttacaaggttgtgttagtttctggtgtgtagccaatttattttatatatgtgcgtgtatatatatatatatatattctttgttagattctcttccattatagtttattaaaagttaaaaagctattgaatatagttccttgtgctatacagtaggcccttgttggttatctatagATAAGAGTTTGTATctattaaccccaaactcctctAATTTATCCCAtcccccttctttcctctttggtatccataagtttgttttctatgtctgtaagtctgtttttgttttgtaaataagttcttttggatcttttttttttttttttttagattccacatataagtgatatatttgtGCTTCCCTGTTTGACttgtttcactcagtatgataatctctatcaACAGCCCTTCCTTAAACAAATATTGAGTGCCTATGGTACCAGACATTGAGGACTCCAGTGATGAGTAAAACTCCTTCAGATTTGCTTACACTCCTCCAGATACTGAAACATATCTCCTTTCTGTGcaaggcctttgcacttgcttttTCCCTTGTCTAGAAAATGTTCTGTCTCCTCTTTTTCCATTCCTGACTTCAGTCAGCATCTATCAGCCATCATTAATTTCAGATTAAACACCATTTATTCAAGGATATCTCATCTGACTTCAACCTAGATCCTCCTGTTAGGTGCTCTTATTACTCAGATAGTCCATCTTCAGAGCACTTAACCACATTTTATGTTTCCATTTGTGTGGTTATTTGGTTCATACCCGTCTTTCCCACCAGGAAGCTCCAAGAGCTTCCAAGTCTGGTTTTTCTTACCATCATATCCCTCTGGTGCTTAGCTGGTGCTCCACAactgattgaatgaataaatgaataagtgattCTCCAGCCGCAGTATTCAGAGGGTACTGCCTTCAGGGAAATGGCATCTCTGCCTCAGTATGCATGagttgggggctgggaggggtgtCAAAGGAGCTAGATGGGGAGAGCGCCTGGAGACTGTTCGCACCTTCCCTGTATCCTGGATACCTGTGACTCAGCCCCGCCCACCTCTCCACCTCTGGCCGGCTCTTGCCACAGTTCAGGGCCCTCAGCAGCCCTGGTCCTGCTCTCACTCCTCTGGGGCTTCTCACATACTGAGGCCTCCCCCTGCAACTCTTCTTGCTCTGTTTCACATGGCTGgctccttctcatccttcaggtcAAGTTGAAATGCTGCATCTTTAGAGGACACTTTCTCTGAGTAGGTCTTGCTGTGATGAGCTTTTCATCCAGTTCATTTCCTTCATCCTAGCTCACTCAgaaatgcatttatatatttatcatctATGTCCCTAGATGGGTTAGAAGCTTTTGACCACCATAACAGAAAACCCAACTCCACTGGCTTAAACAACAAGGGAAGTTGTCCAGTGGTAGGACCAGTTTTGAGGTGGGTCAATTCAGTGGTGTTCTCAAGGACCTCAGTGTTCCCCGTCTCGCTGCTCTGTCCCCTTGATGTTGTCTTCATCCTCAGGTTAGCAGGATGGATACAGCAATCCCAGGCCTCACAGTAGGACATACCAACAGGGTTTTCTCCTCCTTGATGTGTCTCACTTaactactgctgtgtaacaagttGTCATAGAACTTGGCAGTTTAAAGTGACATTTTAACTGGAGAGGCTTCGCTGGTGATTCTGGCAGAAGGTCTGTCATGAGGTTATTGTCAAGCTATTGACCAAGGCTGAAGTCCCCTGAAGGCTTAGCTGGAGCTGGAGGATCCACTCCCAAGTTGATTCGTGTGGCTGTTGGCAGGAGGCTTTGATGCCTCCATAGGTGGGTCTCTCCATAAGGCTGTTTCTAATGCAGTGCTTGTTGTCTTTCTCCAGAGTGAGAGAGCAACTGAGTCAGAAGCTGCAGTGTCTTTTAAGACCTCATCTCAGACATGACACACCCACCACTGCCACTGTATTCTATCATCACTCAGCCCAGCCCTGGTCCTACACGAGAAGGGACTACATAGGGTGTGAACACTAGGGGGTGGGAGATGCTGGGAAGTCACCTTAGAGGCTGGCTCCCACctggtatttttctttcaaagtgagggaggaaaaaaaaaatgagggagggTTTTCTTCGTATCTGCTGACTGTAGCAGATACATAAACCTACCTAAACCAATCACTCGCAAGGGGGCTGGGACCATCGATTACAATCCCGATGCACCCCTGGGCTTAGGAGCCACCTCTGCTGAAGTACATAGTGGGATCCAGGAGGAAGACTGCCACCTGCACAAAATCAGGACTCTGGAATGAGGAAGGGGCAATGGGAATGGATGTTGAGAGGTCTCCTGTGTCCCTGATGCTCACTGCTAGACTGTCGACTCCAAGAGAACAGAGACCcatgtcttttcttcctccttgcaTCCCTGGCATAGAGCTCACTGCCTAGTATAGAGTAGATGTAACCatttttgctaaatgaatgaatgaaagacaaAATGGAAGGCCGCCAGCAGGACCTCGGGGACTGGTTACCAAGTAGGACTGGATATCCGCAGGCTACTGGGTCCTCAAGTTCTTCTCAGAACTCAGGAGGATGCCTGCTCCCAACCCCAGTGGCAGCCCTAAGGACAGACGGGACTGGCAGAATTATTCTCACTTTATTTCTGGAGAAATTTGATCAGATGCAGTAACACTGATTCCAGGCGAGGGCAGGGGGCACGGGTACCCCTAAAGCAACCAATATCCTGTGGCCCAAGGTGCCCCCCATCCCCAGACCTGGGTTCCCCCTCAGTTACAGTTAAATAGAGGGAGGAAGCTCTCCCCAGGGAGTCTTGGGAGGGTCTGCCTCCTGCACCCGCCCCCTCCACGCCGAGGGGTCTGAGCACAAGCTATTTACAGTATTCACATCCACTGTACCCCACCAAACCAAGGCAAATACTACAGGTGGCTCTTCCCCATGGGAGGAAGCCAGAGAGgctgtgagtgtatgtgtgtgtatgggggtgtCCGCGCGTGTGAGCACACGAATGCACTGAGGGGTAGGGTCTGGCTCCAGCCAAAGAGACATCAGTCTATAAGGTGCAGGTTAAAAATAACAGAGAGGACCCAACCCCCAGGGGCCCAGGCCACTTCCGGCTTTGTTCTGTCTCCTCTTCCAGACACCCTGGTAGATGATGCAGGGGAGCCCGCATAGCTGTGCCTGGATCCGAGGTGACCCCTTACAGGACTTCTGGGGAAAAGAGCAGGAGGTAACAGTCAGGGCAAACCAGGCTCCAAGCCCAGAACCAGGCTGGGGGTCTTCTCGGCAGAGCTCGAGAGGGCCTCTGATGGAGCTGGGAGAAGAAAGGGCTGGGCGGAGGAGGCCAGGGAAGGCTGCTGGGAGCTAGAGATGCAGGTCCCAGAGAAAGGGATCCCTACCTGTGACCTGCGGGGGCTGCACCACAGCTTTCTTGAGGAAGGCTTCTGCCTCTGCAAAGGGCAGGAGAGCCTCTGGCGTCCGGCCCAGACTCTTGTCCCCAGAGGGTCCCTTAGGTGAGAAGCCGTTCTCCTGGTGCGCTGGCAGAGGCTGCAGCCCATTCACCAGGGACCCTGGCGACTCCTTGTTTGGCAGGCTGTGGATGCAGAGGCCAACGCTCAGCCCGCTCCCATGGCGGGACAGCCCAGGCGCCCTACGGTTTCCAGCCTGACCCTGCCTCCCTGCTCCTGGGCCCTGCGCTTGGGAGCTGGTACCTCCACTGAGGCTCCTGGGGGGCCAGCTCCTCTTTCTGCAGCTCCGAGGGCCGAGCCTCCACAGCTTTCGCAGGGTCTATCCCTGGGAAGGAATGGCCATCAGttaggggtgggggagaggctgagggctggggctggagaggaggggaACAGGCCTTTACCTGGGCTAGAATTGTTGGCCGTCGCCTCCTTTCTGTCCTGCTTCTGCTTTGAAGAGGAAGAGCAGTCAGGCTCAAGGGGATCCCTGGCCCCACCCGACTGGGCCGCTGAATtcttctctccaccccaccccccacccccctccccagatcCTGGACAGCCTCGCTCCTCCACCCTGAATGCCTTTCCGCgacctcccttccttcctcaccGGACCTCCACTCCCAACACCGCTCTTGGGGGCATCCTGACCTTGGTTTCAGCAGCTTCTGACTTCCGAGTTCTCTTCATGATCTCCTCCAGGCGCTGTTCGGAAAGAAGCCCCACTCCGGTTAGGCCCAAGCCCGGCCCTAATCCTCGACCTCCCACCAGCTAGCCCTGGTCCTGGAGTCTCGGGGGCCCTTCAAGCTCACACCAGTTCTTTCCAGGCCAGGAAGCTGATCTCGCCCCCACTGCCTCTCGACCTAACCCTCTGCAACCTAGGCAgcgccccctcccagccccactaGCGCCTCTAAAGAAGTGCGGACCGAGCCGGGGGCTGTTCCCACTCACGACTCGGCCAGCTGTTCGCAGTACCTTTCTGCGCTCTTGCCGCTCCTGCTCCTCCCGCTGGAAGTGCTTTTCCCGCTCCAGACGCTGCCGCTCCGCCTCTTCTCTGGACCGAGCTTCGGCCTCCTCTTTCTGCCAAAGACCCCCCCGGCCCCGGGAGCCTTAGGCGGCCGGCCTCCGGCGGTCCCTTCCAGCCGGCCCCCGACCCGCCACCAGGAGGCGCCCGCGCCCCGGCCCGCGGGGGCACCTGCTTCTGCAGCcgctcctgctcctcctgctcGGCCTGCGCCTTCTCCCGAGCCTCCTGCTCCTCGCGTCTCCGGGCCTCCGCCTCCCGTTCCGCCCGGGCCTCGGCCTCCCGAGCCAGCTGCTCTTCTCGCATTCGCCTGggggacacaggagactcaggctcaTGCCCGGCTTTTTCTCCAGCCCCGTAAAGGCCTCCTCGGTCCCCGAGGGCGTGCTCACTTGTCCCTTTCGGCCTGCAGCCTCCGCTCCTGTTCCTCCCGCTCCCGCTGCTCCCGGGCCTGGCGCCGCTTCTCGGCCAGGAGCCGAGTGGCCTCTTCTCGGTCCGTGGTGCCAGCCATGGGTTTGCTAGGAGTCACCgggggagcaggggctgggggtgaggtCAGGACAGCTGTCTCTGGAGCGGGATCCGGAACCAGGAGTCAGCATGCACCGACCAGCCCAGACCCCTCCATCACTTCCCATCCCCCCCACCTCCATACCCCTGTGGCTTGCTGGACCTCAGGGCGACCCCGGCGGCCCACCCACCCAGCCTCTGCCACCGACTCCGAGCACTGAGGTCCTGGTCTCTGGCAGGCACCTCCTCTTTCCTACATCCACTCCCTAGCGTCTCTGGCAGCCCGCACCGCTGACCACCTCCCACTCACAGGCAAAGCTGGCTTCTCTGCCCTGCCCACCTTTTGgcctcttctctccctgcccacctGCAGGGATCTCTGTGGGCTGCTCtttctggggctgggctggggtgggtgaGGGCACAGGCGAGGGGGCCGGTGAGGCCAGGGCTGCAGGCTCCCTCTCGTCACTGGCCTTGCCCTTGCTCTGGGTCTTGTCCTCAGGCCCCACCACACTGGGGCTCTCCTTTGCCTCGTCCTTCCTCCGAACTCGCCCCTTGGGTGATGCAGTGGTGCCTCGGGGGGATGGTGGTTTTGGGGGCAGAGCATGACCTGGCCCTGGGCTGAGGCAGGGGGAGGCAGGCCTGTGCCAGGTTGTGGAGGGAGAGGATGGCCGGGCCTTGGATTTGGGactgagaggaaaaagaagagttAGACCTCGAGGGCAcagagtgtacacacacacacacacacacacacacacacacacacacacacacacacacacacacacacacacacacacactctttgagCATGTCACTTTCCTGGGGAAGTGTCCTCCCAGGTTTGGTCAGCACCCCCACCTCATGTGCTCTCACACAAACATAATTTAGTGTATATATCCCAGTTTGTAATTACATATTCATTTGTGATTCTTTGACTCCTGTTTGTTTCCCCAAGAGCCAGTAAGATTACTAAGAGCAAGAAGGAGGCCTGGTTTGGCTCAGGGAAGTGTGCTCGGCACCCAGAACACAGTACCTGGCAAGACCATTCTTTTGTCCAGCATGTATTTCTTGAGTGCTTACCAGGCACTGGTTCTATGTGTAAGGGTACTTCAGTGACCAAAacactccagaaaaataaaaaattctgttcTCAAGGAGCTTTCTTTCTAGAGgtgggttgttgtttagtcgctaagtcgtttgggattcttgcgaccccatggactgtagcctgccaggctcctctacagCAACACATATTTATGAATGAATGGCTGGCAAATATGCATGACACATATTTATGAATGAATGGCTGGCGAGCTGGCCTGGCCGTAGCAGGCCTTGCCCCATTGTCGGGCCCACCTGTGCTCTGCGTTGCCAGCGGAGAGGCGTGGGCGCAGAGAAGCAGGCAGCGACTGGCGCTTCTTGAGGCTGCGCTCCCGGGCCAGGGCACTCTTCTCCTTCTCGTTTTCCCGCTCCTtgtccttcttctcctttttctgcaCCTGGGGAGGAGGGTTAAGGAGAGCAGGGAGAGGGGAAACAGAGGTCAGAGGCGCCCAAGCTCCCCAGCACAGGAACCGGGTCCCCACCTGCGCCGCCAGCCACTCACCGGCGAGGCCTCGGGCCGGAGGCGAGCCGGGGCGGGGCTGCCCCCGGCGCTGGCCTTGCGGCGATCCCCGCGCTCCCCGGCGGGGGCGCAGCGGTGCCCGCTTCGGGGGGCGCTGCACGGCGTCAGCGGGCTGGCGGAGGCTGAGCGCGGGCACAGTGGCACGGCTGCGGAGGGATGACTGCGGTCGGGGCGCGGTCCACTGGCGTGGCtggcccctgccccgcccctcgaGGGGGCTCTCCCAGGGCCGCGGCCCCTACCCTGGTCCCGGCCGTTTCGGGGCAGTGTGACCGCACTGCGACTCCGTgccaggaaggagagggtgggcgTCATCAGACGGTCCACGATGCTGCTctcccacgggcttagttgcagGCTGCGATCTAGGGGGAGAATGCCGGGAGAAGCAGGTTACTGCAGGGCTAGAGTGGGCGAGCAGAGGCATCCGGAACATCCGGCCAGGTACATCCCCACGCGGAGCCCAAGGAGTCTCAGACTCTC
This portion of the Cervus canadensis isolate Bull #8, Minnesota chromosome 2, ASM1932006v1, whole genome shotgun sequence genome encodes:
- the MAP7D1 gene encoding MAP7 domain-containing protein 1 isoform X3 → MESGSRSEPGTGAAPVMAARTPPEPRPSPEGDPSPPPPPPPMSTLVPDTPPDTPPAMKNTTSPKQLPLEPESPPEMVGPRPDPQQEESPSSEVKTRGPTPPATGPRDARPPRRSSQPSPPAAPASDSPPTKQDVKKAGERHKLAKERREERAKYLAAKKAVWLEKEEKAKALREKQLQERRRRLEEQRLKAEQRRAALEERQRQKLEKNKERYEAAIQRSVKKTWAEIRQQRWSWAGALHHSSPGRGSRCSVSAVNLPKHVDSIINKRLSKSSATLWNSPSRNRSLQLSPWESSIVDRLMTPTLSFLARSRSAVTLPRNGRDQGRGRGPGRAPSRGGAGASHASGPRPDRSHPSAAVPLCPRSASASPLTPCSAPRSGHRCAPAGERGDRRKASAGGSPAPARLRPEASPVQKKEKKDKERENEKEKSALARERSLKKRQSLPASLRPRLSAGNAEHSPKSKARPSSPSTTWHRPASPCLSPGPGHALPPKPPSPRGTTASPKGRVRRKDEAKESPSVVGPEDKTQSKGKASDEREPAALASPAPSPVPSPTPAQPQKEQPTEIPAGGQGEKRPKETAVLTSPPAPAPPVTPSKPMAGTTDREEATRLLAEKRRQAREQREREEQERRLQAERDKRMREEQLAREAEARAEREAEARRREEQEAREKAQAEQEEQERLQKQKEEAEARSREEAERQRLEREKHFQREEQERQERRKRLEEIMKRTRKSEAAETKQKQDRKEATANNSSPGIDPAKAVEARPSELQKEELAPQEPQWSLPNKESPGSLVNGLQPLPAHQENGFSPKGPSGDKSLGRTPEALLPFAEAEAFLKKAVVQPPQVTEVL
- the MAP7D1 gene encoding MAP7 domain-containing protein 1 isoform X5; translated protein: MESGSRSEPGTGAAPVMAARTPPEPRPSPEGDPSPPPPPPPMSTLVPDTPPDTPPAMKNTTSPKQLPLEPESPPEMVGPRPDPQQEESPSSEVKTRGPTPPATGPRDARPPRRSSQPSPPAAPASDSPPTKQDVKKAGERHKLAKERREERAKYLAAKKAVWLEKEEKAKALREKQLQERRRRLEEQRLKAEQRRAALEERQRQKLEKNKERYEAAIQRSVKKTWAEIRQQRWSWAGALHHSSPGRKTSGSRCSVSAVNLPKHVDSIINKRLSKSSATLWNSPSRNRSLQLSPWESSIVDRLMTPTLSFLARSRSAVTLPRNGRDQGRGRGPGRAPSRGGAGASHASGPRPDRSHPSAAVPLCPRSASASPLTPCSAPRSGHRCAPAGERGDRRKASAGGSPAPARLRPEASPVQKKEKKDKERENEKEKSALARERSLKKRQSLPASLRPRLSAGNAEHSPKSKARPSSPSTTWHRPASPCLSPGPGHALPPKPPSPRGTTASPKGRVRRKDEAKESPSVVGPEDKTQSKGKASDEREPAALASPAPSPVPSPTPAQPQKEQPTEIPAETAVLTSPPAPAPPVTPSKPMAGTTDREEATRLLAEKRRQAREQREREEQERRLQAERDKRMREEQLAREAEARAEREAEARRREEQEAREKAQAEQEEQERLQKQKEEAEARSREEAERQRLEREKHFQREEQERQERRKRLEEIMKRTRKSEAAETKKQDRKEATANNSSPGIDPAKAVEARPSELQKEELAPQEPQWSLPNKESPGSLVNGLQPLPAHQENGFSPKGPSGDKSLGRTPEALLPFAEAEAFLKKAVVQPPQVTEVL
- the MAP7D1 gene encoding MAP7 domain-containing protein 1 isoform X9; this translates as MESGSRSEPGTGAAPVMAARTPPEPRPSPEGDPSPPPPPPPMSTLVPDTPPDTPPAMKNTTSPKQLPLEPESPPEMVGPRPDPQQEESPSSEVKTRGPTPPATGPRDARPPRRSSQPSPPAAPASDSPPTKQDVKKAGERHKLAKERREERAKYLAAKKAVWLEKEEKAKALREKQLQERRRRLEEQRLKAEQRRAALEERQRQKLEKNKERYEAAIQRSVKKTWAEIRQQRWSWAGALHHSSPGRKTSGSRCSVSAVNLPKHVDSIINKRLSKSSATLWNSPSRNRSLQLSPWESSIVDRLMTPTLSFLARSRSAVTLPRNGRDQAVPLCPRSASASPLTPCSAPRSGHRCAPAGERGDRRKASAGGSPAPARLRPEASPVQKKEKKDKERENEKEKSALARERSLKKRQSLPASLRPRLSAGNAEHSPKSKARPSSPSTTWHRPASPCLSPGPGHALPPKPPSPRGTTASPKGRVRRKDEAKESPSVVGPEDKTQSKGKASDEREPAALASPAPSPVPSPTPAQPQKEQPTEIPAETAVLTSPPAPAPPVTPSKPMAGTTDREEATRLLAEKRRQAREQREREEQERRLQAERDKRMREEQLAREAEARAEREAEARRREEQEAREKAQAEQEEQERLQKQKEEAEARSREEAERQRLEREKHFQREEQERQERRKRLEEIMKRTRKSEAAETKKQDRKEATANNSSPGIDPAKAVEARPSELQKEELAPQEPQWSLPNKESPGSLVNGLQPLPAHQENGFSPKGPSGDKSLGRTPEALLPFAEAEAFLKKAVVQPPQVTEVL
- the MAP7D1 gene encoding MAP7 domain-containing protein 1 isoform X4, which gives rise to MESGSRSEPGTGAAPVMAARTPPEPRPSPEGDPSPPPPPPPMSTLVPDTPPDTPPAMKNTTSPKQLPLEPESPPEMVGPRPDPQQEESPSSEVKTRGPTPPATGPRDARPPRRSSQPSPPAAPASDSPPTKQDVKKAGERHKLAKERREERAKYLAAKKAVWLEKEEKAKALREKQLQERRRRLEEQRLKAEQRRAALEERQRQKLEKNKERYEAAIQRSVKKTWAEIRQQRWSWAGALHHSSPGRKTSGSRCSVSAVNLPKHVDSIINKRLSKSSATLWNSPSRNRSLQLSPWESSIVDRLMTPTLSFLARSRSAVTLPRNGRDQGRGRGPGRAPSRGGAGASHASGPRPDRSHPSAAVPLCPRSASASPLTPCSAPRSGHRCAPAGERGDRRKASAGGSPAPARLRPEASPVQKKEKKDKERENEKEKSALARERSLKKRQSLPASLRPRLSAGNAEHSPKSKARPSSPSTTWHRPASPCLSPGPGHALPPKPPSPRGTTASPKGRVRRKDEAKESPSVVGPEDKTQSKGKASDEREPAALASPAPSPVPSPTPAQPQKEQPTEIPAETAVLTSPPAPAPPVTPSKPMAGTTDREEATRLLAEKRRQAREQREREEQERRLQAERDKRMREEQLAREAEARAEREAEARRREEQEAREKAQAEQEEQERLQKQKEEAEARSREEAERQRLEREKHFQREEQERQERRKRLEEIMKRTRKSEAAETKQKQDRKEATANNSSPGIDPAKAVEARPSELQKEELAPQEPQWSLPNKESPGSLVNGLQPLPAHQENGFSPKGPSGDKSLGRTPEALLPFAEAEAFLKKAVVQPPQVTEVL
- the MAP7D1 gene encoding MAP7 domain-containing protein 1 isoform X7 gives rise to the protein MESGSRSEPGTGAAPVMAARTPPEPRPSPEGDPSPPPPPPPMSTLVPDTPPDTPPAMKNTTSPKQLPLEPESPPEMVGPRPDPQQEESPSSEVKTRGPTPPATGPRDARPPRRSSQPSPPAAPASDSPPTKQDVKKAGERHKLAKERREERAKYLAAKKAVWLEKEEKAKALREKQLQERRRRLEEQRLKAEQRRAALEERQRQKLEKNKERYEAAIQRSVKKTWAEIRQQRWSWAGALHHSSPGRKTNRSLQLSPWESSIVDRLMTPTLSFLARSRSAVTLPRNGRDQGRGRGPGRAPSRGGAGASHASGPRPDRSHPSAAVPLCPRSASASPLTPCSAPRSGHRCAPAGERGDRRKASAGGSPAPARLRPEASPVQKKEKKDKERENEKEKSALARERSLKKRQSLPASLRPRLSAGNAEHSPKSKARPSSPSTTWHRPASPCLSPGPGHALPPKPPSPRGTTASPKGRVRRKDEAKESPSVVGPEDKTQSKGKASDEREPAALASPAPSPVPSPTPAQPQKEQPTEIPAGGQGEKRPKETAVLTSPPAPAPPVTPSKPMAGTTDREEATRLLAEKRRQAREQREREEQERRLQAERDKRMREEQLAREAEARAEREAEARRREEQEAREKAQAEQEEQERLQKQKEEAEARSREEAERQRLEREKHFQREEQERQERRKRLEEIMKRTRKSEAAETKQKQDRKEATANNSSPGIDPAKAVEARPSELQKEELAPQEPQWSLPNKESPGSLVNGLQPLPAHQENGFSPKGPSGDKSLGRTPEALLPFAEAEAFLKKAVVQPPQVTEVL